Proteins encoded by one window of Vampirovibrionales bacterium:
- a CDS encoding L,D-transpeptidase, producing MRFRLPFRVLLMTLVGLCASLASVFAQADPPSATPPPHRIAINLAARTLSILQGERLLRTFPVGVGRLNFPTPTGEFQVIRKVVNPAWENPYAGVQKMVIKAGSANPLGTRWIGFHRDAKGEFGIHGTNNPASVGKYSSHGCIRMRIPDAEAVFAAIDLGSPVSIAYDPAVIQRDGILLTLRVYPDALQRGMPNADAIQERVRRQYPDAQTNPLLIAYALRRPSLPPTIIGFIASREADKPKAASVQDAHKF from the coding sequence ATGCGCTTTCGTCTCCCGTTCCGTGTACTTTTGATGACGCTGGTCGGACTCTGCGCGAGTCTGGCCAGCGTTTTCGCACAGGCAGACCCGCCTTCTGCGACGCCGCCTCCCCACAGAATCGCCATTAATCTTGCTGCGCGGACCCTCTCGATACTGCAGGGCGAACGCCTTCTGCGGACATTCCCTGTGGGCGTGGGTCGTCTCAATTTCCCGACGCCAACGGGCGAATTCCAGGTCATTCGAAAAGTCGTCAACCCCGCGTGGGAAAACCCGTATGCGGGCGTGCAAAAAATGGTGATCAAGGCCGGAAGCGCCAACCCGCTGGGGACTCGCTGGATTGGCTTCCACCGCGACGCTAAAGGCGAATTTGGCATTCATGGGACCAATAATCCCGCCTCGGTGGGCAAATATAGTTCGCACGGCTGTATTCGCATGCGTATTCCCGATGCCGAAGCGGTTTTTGCGGCCATCGATCTCGGATCGCCGGTCAGTATTGCGTATGATCCGGCGGTTATTCAGCGAGATGGTATTCTCCTCACGCTTCGCGTTTACCCGGACGCGCTTCAACGCGGGATGCCCAACGCAGACGCCATTCAAGAGCGCGTACGTCGCCAATACCCAGACGCGCAAACCAATCCGCTGTTGATTGCCTATGCCTTGCGTCGCCCCAGCCTGCCGCCCACGATCATCGGCTTTATCGCCAGCCGGGAGGCGGATAAACCCAAAGCCGCCTCGGTTCAAGACGCGCACAAATTTTAA